A window of Dorea formicigenerans contains these coding sequences:
- a CDS encoding MATE family efflux transporter, whose protein sequence is MSRENKYEIDMCNGSIMDKLISFALPLMLSGMLQLMFNAVDIVVVGRFSGSQSLAAVGATTALIYLFTNLFIGISLGANVLAARYYAAGKHEEMSETVHTAMMFALISGIIMIFVGLFFSRLALEIMGTPSDVIDQATLYMRIYFLGMPFFMLYNYGAAILRAVGDTKRPLIFLIISGVVNACLNMLLVIVFHLDVAGVAIATVTSQFISCVLVIGCLYRTKSSYQLRFSRLKIRKEYLKPICQVGIPAGIQSTVINFSNALLQSSVNSFGSTTMAGYTAANNIFGFLYVSVNAITQACMSFTSQNYGLRKLKRMDKILIDCLILTVVVSLVLGGGVYLFGAEILRLYTEEAEVIRCGIEIFAYTTVTYFLCGIMDLFPGALRGMDRSTVPMILSVIGTVGTRIVWVFWLFPAHRSLAFLFISYPASWLITIAMQVICFYLVRRKVHG, encoded by the coding sequence ATGAGCAGGGAAAACAAATACGAGATTGATATGTGTAATGGATCAATCATGGACAAGTTAATATCATTTGCATTGCCGTTGATGTTATCCGGTATGCTGCAGTTAATGTTCAATGCGGTGGATATTGTAGTCGTAGGAAGATTCAGTGGAAGCCAGTCTCTTGCGGCAGTAGGGGCAACGACAGCGCTTATTTATCTTTTTACAAACTTATTTATTGGTATTTCTCTTGGTGCAAATGTATTAGCTGCCCGATATTATGCAGCGGGAAAGCATGAAGAGATGTCCGAGACCGTTCATACAGCGATGATGTTTGCTTTGATCAGTGGAATTATTATGATTTTTGTGGGATTATTTTTTTCAAGACTTGCGCTTGAGATTATGGGTACCCCTTCTGATGTTATTGATCAGGCAACGTTGTATATGAGAATTTATTTCCTGGGTATGCCTTTTTTTATGCTTTATAATTACGGCGCAGCCATATTAAGAGCTGTCGGAGATACGAAACGGCCGCTGATATTCCTGATTATTTCCGGAGTGGTCAATGCGTGCTTAAATATGTTGCTTGTTATTGTATTCCATCTGGACGTGGCAGGAGTTGCAATTGCAACGGTGACTTCACAATTTATTTCCTGTGTACTGGTAATTGGTTGTTTATACAGAACTAAGAGCAGCTACCAGTTACGATTTTCCCGCTTGAAGATACGGAAGGAATATCTGAAACCAATCTGCCAGGTTGGAATCCCGGCTGGAATTCAAAGTACTGTAATTAATTTTTCAAATGCATTGCTTCAATCTTCGGTGAATTCATTTGGTTCAACGACTATGGCCGGATATACAGCAGCAAATAATATTTTTGGATTCTTATATGTCTCTGTCAATGCAATCACACAGGCATGTATGAGCTTTACCAGTCAGAACTATGGACTGCGAAAACTGAAACGTATGGATAAAATATTGATTGATTGCCTAATTCTGACGGTTGTCGTATCGCTTGTATTAGGAGGCGGAGTTTATTTATTTGGAGCAGAGATTCTGAGATTATATACAGAAGAGGCGGAAGTAATCCGTTGTGGTATAGAAATTTTTGCATATACCACCGTGACATATTTCCTGTGCGGAATTATGGATCTTTTTCCAGGGGCACTCCGTGGTATGGATCGTTCAACAGTACCGATGATCTTATCCGTTATTGGTACAGTGGGAACAAGAATTGTATGGGTGTTCTGGTTGTTCCCGGCTCACCGTTCGCTGGCATTTCTGTTTATTTCATATCCGGCATCATGGCTCATTACAATTGCGATGCAAGTTATTTGCTTTTATCTTGTGAGGAGAAAAGTGCATGGGTAA